The genomic stretch TTTGACACTCCTATATAGTACTGTTTACAAGTTCTTGTACAGTCTTTTGTCGAAAATTTGCCATCTTGATTTAAGAAATCTGTATGTATAATCTCTTCCTCAGATAGGCAACGAAACAAATCTTACGAGAGCTTTGTAACACGCGTAAGCGAGGAATCATAACAAACATACTGTGTGTAACTTCCATACACTCATCATTAAGACATGGACCTAATAAAACTAGCtctaattactttaaaaactaaataaaaaaatcaatagtttgCACGCAAAAACCAAGCACTTAAAAGTGCGTTAATCAAGTATTTCTTATAGGAAGATTTTTTTCTAACTTCCAGGCTCTGACCCGCTGGCTTTTAAACTTAGATCCGGAAGTGCTTCCGGTTagtggaatattttccaatgattataactattaaaacGCTTGCAATTGTGAGTAAGGGATTAATTCCTAAGTTATAGTATAAATGCTTGCAAAATCCCGTAGGTAGGAGCAACTAGCTTCTTTATGTGAACACACTTGTACATGTAAGCAACATGCTGGTATTTTTATATCTTCAACATGTATAGTTGTTATCTGAGGTTCTAATCGTGATTTCCCGCAGAGAAGACTCTCCTGGCGAAGAGACTGGCGCAGGAGATTAACGGCACATACATCAGAAACCCGCCATTCGTGATGGAGAAGCTGTACCACTACTTGGATGACCATTGCTCCCAGGTCAGCAGCGCCTTCATGGCCTTCGGGAACTACATTGTTGCGGAACAGGCTAAGAAGCTGCTGCCAACCCACCCAGTCGTCCTGGATAAGTGAGTTCATTCCAGTTGTCTTTATAAACGTTTGTCAAATTTTAGGAATTTAATTCAGGTGAAGGAGTTTATTTGTAGCGCGTTGTCTTTCTGATCGAAAATGGAAGAATGGTTATTGAGAActaagtttataagtttatacGGCTGTATTACCTTAATACAGCAAAATTTATCCGACACAGCCCTACATCTTTTTCGTAGCTGATGCGGGCAGAACCAAAGCTGGTTTCAAACAGTAAACAATGAAACAATGTAATGCTATACGTGAACCTTTGTAGTAATGATCATCATTAATTTTTCAACTTCATATCTTGCAGTCTTATTTACatagtttcaatattaattaaacgaGTGTCAGCAAATAGACAAATTTGTATCTGTGTTGCCATAATTTAACAGCTTATCACATGATTTTCCAGATACTGGCATGGGGTAACTGCATTCAACTTGGCAAAGGCAGCTCAAGACCTCGGTATAGAAATACCCCAGCCCTCGTCGCTGGTCTACTACTGGCCAGAAGATCTGCTAATGCCTGACCTAGCCTTTTACATCATGGTCAGTGATGAGGTTCTCAAATTTCGGTTCCATAAGACGTTTAAGAAAGTCTATCCAAAGGACTTCAGGAACAAGTAAGTTTTCTTATAGTTTCTGTATTGGATGAGccttagcaaatatttttatattgatgttacTGATACTCATTATAGCAAAGAAAATTGTAGAATTAAAGAATTTGGAAAAAAGTGGAGTATGgtcatttgaatttttaacatttaacacatCTTCTTTGTTAGATTGGTCAGTAAGACATAAGATGTACTTTATTAGGTCCTTCGATACTCCTTTGTATCGTTTTACGTATTTGAGATGTCGAACAAGATAGAGTTTGATGGTAGAAcatgtcactccacgggatttggctggCGTTAGGAACTCCCATAACGGTTCAAAGGGTTATAACTTACCACTAAAAGTTGTGGTGAAAATCCTCTTCTGTCCGTTTGTTTGTGTAGTATATATTTTCCGCTGGATACCTCAAGAAGGAATTGtgttattgatttgaaatttcgCATGTAGCTTCATTTCCACATACTCATGTCGTGTTTGATAATAAGCATGTCTACTGAAATTTGGCTAGTTAGTAGTTGGGTAGCCCAGGCAGCCGAAGTACACTGGAAGAAAGATCTAAtcttaagattttaaaacttttcatgaaACCTCATATATCTTTGTTATGCATGGACAAGAATGGTATATGTCTATCCATGGTAGTGTGACGTACTATAACCTTGGGACAACATAAAATTCTGTATACAGACTCATAACTAAACCATGTATCCAATGGcgttagaattattatttattaataatgaaaagtCATCTCAATTACTACTTTTATTACTAGTAGCAAAAAACTAATCTTCTATAATCAAgtgaaatttaaacaatatatctcaggcTTAATTTCTTAATGCACAACCGTTTATTTGCCACAACTTTcaatgatatgtctcgtactataggTAAGTAATACTATAGTAATATTTTACCTTATTGCTAAGCACTATAATTCGGTTCGGGGTCTGTTCTCATAACTAGAAATTCTTAGTtaggtaataaaacatttaattcgaTTACTCAATTAAGGGCGCCTAGAACTCAACAAGGCAGCTGGAATTTAAAAGGTAGACGTAGGTGACCACTGAGGATAGGCTGTGTGGAGATATACTATCCATAATATATTTCTCTACAGCCCATGCTGACTGGGTAAAAGTTTGTTAATTGCAGTGTACTATTGACTCTACACTGCATACTACGATATTATTCACTACCATATCATAATGTAAGgtatttcaacaattttacaaataggTTCTTTTTAAACACTatgtataaagtttgttatttatagtaacccagtaaataatacaattccaacttgaatatgataaattttgaaaaagtcaaTAACAAAAAAGTGGTTTTGTCACAAAATGCAATTAtccagttattttattttacaaattcattGTTGCAGCATCCATAAAGCCTTGATGAGGATGACCAGCCCAAAAATGTGGAGGATAAATGGGAACTTGAAGAGAATTGACGTTGAGAGCCAAATTTCTATGAGGGTCTATAAAATGTTCTCCAGAATGCTGTTCCCTGAAATACACCCTAAAAGATTGACAGCTTGATTTGTACGttagattaatatattaaaaatatacattttgtacttcTTGTTTATAACTTAGTCTGTATTTCTTTGTCCTCATAATATCAACGTTATTCTACGACGTAATCAAATACTAGGATGTGCTGAGTTAGTACAGTTATTACAGTATGAAACTGTTAacataaaaaggtaatttttaaactctcattcgttcaaattaaacaaacattaattatatttgtatgattTGAAAGGATGTATTAACGAAATCTGGTAAGCCAAAGTACAACAAAAAATTGAaggttttacttttacatttgtatagccattaaaatattacagttttgaaacattttattttttgtatattgagtcgtaaatcagaaaaaaatttcATTAGTTTAATTCAAGTTACCAGGTGTAATTCTAaacaaatatgttaattattataatctgCATGACAAAATtttctgaatataaaatttttatcctAATGTGTAATGGGCGTCTATATTCCAAAACTTATCTCTGACCATGTTAAAAACAATCCGATACTGTCTAATCCAATAcgaaaaacttggatttttatgtaaacaaaaataaatataattatttacttaattggaaaaaatattctTATCAGTTCTAAATGTCTTGGAATTATTATTGGAATTAGAAATTCAAAACTCACGTAACTGATGCCTATTAGCTAAAAGTTATGAATAATGAAGCCACAACTAAAAttactattgtttaaaatgtttttacttatttgcTACGTTTGTTAACAAATATCATCGTTCTATTACGACTTTATGGTGAACTTGATCATGGATTAATTCTCATATTTGTTGCTTGCTTTGTAACATTGCACAAGATCTATATTTGAAATCTCTTAACAGCTAAAATTCACTCTACTAAGAAaacttaacaattatatttttattaaaaattctttactaCATGGAtccaaataataaagaaaattaatcattaatCACTAAGATTCATATTTGTAACGGTTTGCAACGGGAATTAATAATGTAAACGTcgaataattttatacttattgatAATGGCATGAAACACATAACTATGCATTCATGTGACAAACacaattatcaaaaataatactaaaataataatattacttcatTTGGACTGTTTACATCTTGGatgtatacatttaattgtaaGCCCTCGATTCGTAGTCATATTTCCTTATGTAATAGAGACATTTCAGTTGATAAGACTAATCAAGATAAGCTCAGTAATTGTAAAATCACTACATCATCTGATTATCAATGTAAGTACCATTACACACCGATACAGTTTATTGTTGTAGTTAACAATACAGAGAAGTTAATATTTGATAGAGTAAAGCAACCGAGCTAGAACCAtagagaatatatatttatagaggaGACATGATGTAGAGCAAAATGTGATTAGAATTCAGCTGAACGGGTTCATTTATTTGAACCTAGATTGCGCTAGTGCAGGTCAATAAGTTATAGTGGGAAGATTGAAGTTTTAGTTCCGGTGATCTATTTTTAGATTctggatttatatttatatccataattttgttttaaatatgtgatgtgttttttataatattgtgaatTTTATCCCCTTGACATCGTACTAATAATTGCGTTTAACGAAATCAATTATCaccatttttacctttttttacataataactgtgtgtttttatttagtaattttttaatgcattCCTAATAAAAGCCATTTGGCTGAATTGTACTCACCCATTTTCACTTAAAAGGTAATAAAAACCCACAAAACTAATCTATATAGATGCAgaataaaaaagttaacatttagCATAAAGCATAAagctgtttatttataatattcacttGACTTTACTGAGATACCAGGATTTGTCAAAAAGACGGTTTATAATTCTTTAGAAAGTTATTGAGTTCGGTTAGGACTGGCTTTTCTATAAAAACTATTCATAAGACGACTTTTCACAATTCAGTCGTCAATAGTAATTAATTGCTTTGAGTAAATACAAGCAATTGAGATCAAACGTACTCTTAGATAAATGTACcgtataaatagttttatgttaaaaaataattgtccTTTGTTAAAAAGGGTTTTCGCATGTTGATGTTTCTCAAAAAAGGCAGAAAAAgagaattgaaaaaaatactaaattcctATACAGACAGTTAAAATCTGAAaccttaaacaattatttaaaatatggatgtcattaaaaaatatgaaataatgctAATCACAGTGATAGTGATTCGCATGACTATCAAGGATAGTCGTAACGATCCAgcttggtttaatttatttaacgcCAATTTTTAAACTGGTTTACTAACGACCTATTGTGGATACCAAGCCTAACCTTATCGTCACTACTAAGACTTACTCTTGTAGAATTGTAAAGGTAATAAAACTATATgtacacatataataaataataggttttaaaaacaatagtaaagACTACATAAATTGACAGGACCTCTCTCAATGGTGTAACGCATTCAACATTGTTTTGAATTGGTTTAACATATATAACAACccacatatacatatttaaagcagttcaaaaaagtaaaacttcatatttgttaataattttttcatgttatatatatatatatatatatatatattagttactagtttatactaaaataaagtgAACAAAGTTTTGATGGCAATGGCGAACGGGGAGGGAAGTTTTGTGGGAACATTTATGGGAACTTAAATTTCTCAACCTTTATAGGTGATTAAGGCATGATTgcttattaacaatttttataaaaatctacgttttctaaatctaaaattttcatataatttggagcataagttataaaaaagttaaatccCATACTAAAGAGCATGGGATCATTTAGAAATTGAGAAATCTAAGTtccaacattaaaaaactaacgCTATTAGAAAAAATGCACTTTATTACctaaaacaattacattaaatCTGTCCAGAACCACAGGTGATATCTCAACTGTTTAAGTTCTTTTATATTACTGGAATACGTTCATAatcaattaagaaaaataaacaaacatgcaAATGTTTTTATTCTCTAGTTTAAAagtcactaaagtaacaatatcACAAATCCCTGTGTTTTACGTCTTTAACTTCAGTTTTAAGTttcgaaaacaaattttttggtgTTAACTACCTCCACATTACcacaaataataaagttatatttaaatgtttatctttTAGGAATCATGCCATGACTCCGCCTATGCTACAAGCGGTGTTCGCAGTCCAGATTGCTTCTCTTTTACAGAGTGCTATTTGTATCTCTCGATATTCTCGCCAGAGTAAGTAATACTTAGCAACTGTTATAACATAACTTTTAGTAGTATTAAGGTGTATCTGGTCAACGTAAATTATGCAACCAGAAAAGTACATTGTTTTTCAAGGTGATCTGACTTTTGGATTCCTCGTTATGCCTTAGAATGACGGGATCGTTACCACTTTCCACTTACCAAGATCGAAACAATTTCTATATATTCTGTCTCCAAGTTAAGctgacatttttttattgaaaggtACTTTTACGATTAATTAGATGTTAATAGACTAAGCAAATtcatcaaagtattttttaaaatgttgatttggAATACAGGCACACTTTAGTTTAACAAGGAAAGCTTGTAAAAGTTGACagttttaacaaaaattgtaaaagccctcttatataaaaaattagttttggttAAAGTTTTGGTGATAACGAACTTTACCacttttattctgaaatatttagAAGATAAATATTCTGAAGATTAAGAACCAAAGTGATGAtttaaacaaaagttattaataattaaaattacagtaaacttagtagtaaatatcaatatttactaCTAAGAAATACtagaaatatatcaatatatttctgtaaaagggccaaaagtaatttaaaaattctaaaactaactCGGTATCCctgattttaacttttaaactataatacTCTGTCTGAATCCCATACGAAAGTATTTACAGAATTTCGGTCCCAAATAGGGGAATTTCATTCCTACCATAACCAAAAGCCTCACTCTCAAATAATGCAAATTTTGTGGAATACTGCGCTGTCACAACGCGATATACTGTGAAAAATGTCAGTTCTGTAGACTGCCATCATTATGCACAGATTCGTGGTTACgattgtaaacaaaaatactgtAGTATTCTAAAATGTCCaagtaaaatagaaaaagtatTTCTTTCTTCACCTATTAACATCCTCATTGGTTTAACATTACTACTTTACAGCAATGACTGTTTATTACTCGTGAAGGAAAACACATATGAAATATTTCGATATTTTTCTTATGAAAATGTCTCTATGGGGAAACATTTAACATAAGACTCCTCTCTAACCAATTAATATTGATTATGCCATTAAtattaatgacaaataaaatttgaacattaGATatgaaaaatagaatattattctATACATGAATCATTTAGTTTCATTATcaatacacaatataaaacaattgtatctTATTTTTCAGATCATTCGTACCATGCCATTCCTCCAACATCATTTGGAATATACCACAGCCTGTGGGATATATTCAACGTTCTAAAGGAAATTGTGAGTATATATATGTTGATGAGCATGCTGTTACaagtatttattatagttttatttatgtctttaatgaaagtattaaaacgtaaatatagTAACACATCTATTCCACTTTCCTTCCGTAAGTGATATCTTAGAAGATATCTAAGAATATATCTGATATCTAAGAAGTGGTATCTTATAAGAAGCAGATCCAAAGCGTACCGTGAAAAGTATTGATACACTACGAATTGTGTATAGTAATAAACCTCATACATTTTTTTGAATCCAaactaaataaacttttaatgtagTGCAAATTGTAGGTTATAACtgtaaagtaatattattgataaatcaCGAGCATTTTGTTATATTGTGCAAATTcgattcaataaaatatttattcatactcGTTCTTTAACAGTTCTTTTCTGAAAGACTGCTCTGATATACGTTAATGGTCtgtaagttattttttacaaattatttctaagcctcacatttaaaatttaatttcaaaacgctcagaaaatttataaatacattatattattttaaacacgcTTAGTTCTgtcaagtaatattttaataccaatataaaCAGTCAGTAGCCACTTTATAAGTAACAGATAGGTAATTAACATTGccgagataataataaattataataatgtaacacaAAACTTCTCTAGGTAAACCTGTCGTGTTTTCTATGATCATAAATCTGAAACAATGACAGTAAAATCTCCATCAATGTCTACAATGTCTATCAAGAACAAATTAATGatatatgtagtaaaatatagaaaagtgGTACATAGAGCTTCCGAACCCATACTTCGCTTTGtaatagtttgaaattataaaaatatactatcttATGCCAAAGGATTACGTAACTTGTGTAGATAAcgcattaaataaaatgtacagtctTGCTGGAAAACCTAGTCAATATTGGGGTTTATTTCGTATTGcactattttagaaaataattttgctatttatataaaGACAGCTTATTGACTTTCTAGAATAATCAGTTATGGCGTGATAATGCAGGATTTTTTTCTCAGCCAGAAGTTATGAATCTTCCACCAGTTTATGATCTATATGAGAGAATGATACAGAACAAGATCGTCCAACTGCCGAAAGGGGATAGAAAACCTTTCATTGTTATCGAAGGAGTCAAAGGTTCAGGTAAATATTGAACCTAACTAGTTCTACTTACATTTATGGTCATAATTTAGATTAGGCCTATGTAGAAAAATCTCTGGAATAATGTGAACTTGGTAACATCGAAACATAGTGGTTTAACAGAAAATTAATACGTTGACCTAGAAATTGTTTGCATTTTGGTAAGATTTGCGTAGGAATTGTCCctttcttgtaatatttatccCTTTTGAAGGATTCTTCCTGCTACGAAACTTTTTAATGGAATGATATGAcgcatttctaaaaaaaaaaaataaataaatcaacaaaaaaatcACCAATTCACGTTGTTCCACCATCTTGTAACGTCAAAAGTTACTTAATTTATGTGTCCTGAAGTAAAGCAGTTCCTGATTTGTACATTTATTGGGTTTTGAGAATGATGGAgctcaataaaaacaaatgtatttgtaattataaataatgataaatgcaatttttcaaggAAAGTCAGCTTTGACGGTGACGTTTGCCCAAAATATGAACGCCACCTATCTGCGAGCACCCCCTGAGTATTTAACACCTTTCAAGATGTGGATGAAGACTAGAAACAAACTTGAAAGGAACGCTTTCCACGCCCTTTCCAACTACCTTTTGGCGGAACAGGCAAAGCAGATGCTAGAGTCAAAACTGGTCGTTATGGATCTGTAAGTTTTCATGCTTAAAGACATTGAAAAGAAAACACTGCACTTATTTTTctaacaaagaaaaacatttagtAAGATTTTTACCTTATCAAACAATATGAAATtcatgtttagtaaatttttgtaCACATCAAATACCTGATTATTTTAAACGAACCACATTATTACCTACCTTAAACTCTGGAATTTCCAGTGactctaaatttatttaatttctatcctTCATTTACGAAACTAAGAGTTAtaagttacttatttattaacaaaataaaacatttagttagAAATTTGCCTTATCAAACAATATACAAACTTAATATGCAAAGACATATTCAtctatgttttaatgtatttatcaaaaataatgataatgtgATCTCCTCATAGCACACTCTTCTGCATTATAtcttgatttaataatttttaacagaactaacccaattttaaaataatgaaagtgaAATTTTGATAAGAGATTACAAAAGTACATATTTGAAGCTAAAGTTGATCTTTGCCTACATATGACCCCTGAGTTTCcgatttacatatataaatacatgcaCAATTTTGATTCCTGGTAGATCATCCGCAGTGAGATATTTATGCTTTCCTTTAAACGAATGAAATGAAAGCACgagtaaaattaaatgaacagGATGGCTTGTCAACTAAACTTGTATTGGCGTAGAAAGAACACAACATAAATACACTGTTCAAAATCCACAGTTTTCAAAACCCTTACGTCGTAGATCTGTAGGGACTTAAGAAAACCTTACTTTAAGAGAACTCTTTTGCACAACTAAGAGTTTACTAGCCAATTCTTGAGAAATACAGGTAAAATGTTGTACTATCACGAAGAGAATGTTAAATTTGAATCTATAAGATTCAACCattaaaacagtaattataaattagttaaatatcaTACActggaattaatttaaaatcatacacTGGACAGTTAGACGAGAGAATATTagtgctttttaaattttaatgtaatattttgtataaaaggaCTGAATTCGAAATCTTCGAAGTATTAATTTAGATCAGGGCCATaaatattaagtgaaatataataatatctgtATATTGACAATTTATTATGTATAGATACTGGCACGGGCTGACAGCGTACGAGTTAGGGAGGCTCTCTGGGCGGGCCAACGTGCTCCCTGTGCCCTCCTCTCCTATCTACAAGTGGCCAGAAGATCTACTAGTGCCTGACATCGCCTTCTACCTCATGGTTACCGAGGAGAGTCGCTACTACCGCGAGAAACACACCAACGCTCCAGCCATCAGTAGGCGCCTCAGAGACGCGTGGGTACCACATGTTTACTGCTAGTTCCTCTGAATGTAGCTGTAGATGTAGATATGTAGATGTAGAATGTAGATAGCGTCTTCTTATCACAATATGTAATAACAGTTGGAAGTCCATAACCGATTTTGAAACTTTGTGGCGAacgttataaaatgataatataataaaacgaagaaattaattttatacggcatttaatatttgcaaatttgaaccgtatcaattaaaacaaaaactgaaatttttttggTTGGTCAATTTCACGTCTTAAGTAAACTTTAACTTGTAAGAAAGAGATCACACGAAGAACAATTTACATACTGAATCGATTTAGTTTAGATAGTTTTAGTTCAATTGTCATTGAAGATTTATTTCGTCAAACATGGTGGCCATATCCTATTGGtggccattggtggtgattcggaagtcacttttaagccgttggtcctcaggttaagtgttagaaagggcttcttagccctaacttcgcctggtaaaataagtcattactttactttacaaatgaaaattataagtttttcgCTCCAAGATTCTTCTCGTTATTGAAATTGATTGTGGGATCGAAGCTGTGTAATGTAAGAAGTACTAGTGTTGTAATGAATTAATTGTATTCTGTGGGAATAAGACAGATCAAGGTGTAAGGCGACAAGGGGATAATGCACATGTATAGGGATTCGTGTTACTGGCACtatatatttttctcattatACTTCAGTAAAAGAGGTTGTTACACAAATCGTAACATAAGAGTTTACATGTAATCGAGTGCTATGTGTTGTTACAGCATGTACAAAGCGTTCGGCAGATTCCACCGGCCAAGAATGGTGCACGTCAACGGCGACAGGTCCCGCAGAGAAGTTGAGGCGGAGATCAGAAATATTACATGTAGAGTATTACAGGGACTATTAGACAATTAGTTAATATCCCTTTTATCTCTTAGTTGCTCGCAAGTTAGTTGATACTTTTCaaagttacttaaaaaattttgctagcattagttttcaaaattcaattgtttatcagacaatgtatttattataaagtaaatacttattcgcaaataaatttactataaataataaatttattgaaaaatattcgaTTATCACGTCCTCAAAATACGAATAAAAGGGGATAGCATTTTGAGGATATTTGAGTTGATGGTGTCAGACTATTAGGTGTCCTACGTCTGAAGTCCTCACTAGTCTCGCGAAGATTCATAATTATCAATGGATGATAATTATCAACcatcaataatcaataatcaagtattgttattattattgtcaattattattattgttactaattgttattacagttatcattattattatcaattatcaCTTGATAGAACGCGATATTTAGAGGTAGAATAATTCTACTAAATGTTTCCGACCGTTTATAATTCATGAGACACTAACATACTCACATAGTCAGTGTTTCTTATAAACGGCATATTTAccaaacaaaatcttcaaacaaaaaCCTCTATGCGTAACATACTCATATAGTCACAGATAGTTTTGGGGTGTACTTACATGAACTTGACTTTCACCACATAAAAATAATGCTAAACTTCATAAAATTATAGGCTATTAGTTTTGTTAATAGAATTATAAgagatttctcattttaaaaatataattaatactcatAAAGGTTtcggttttagttttttttttaatgatgcgtacatgttttcaatatttaaacgaTAAGGTAGATAAAGgttgaaaatgtttttggaataattaataaaatacatacaaaacgCAGTGCTTATTAATCATAGGTATTTAAGATAATACATCTTCCATAATTCGATGGAGAAAAAATGGTAAACGTTTTTGAAGTTCATATAAAGCTAACAATAAAACAGTCACTATTGCAGCCGACTCTTAGttcaatataagttattttaagtaCCAAATTTAGCTTAGAAACAAAGTTGCAGAATTTGGTTAAGCGTTCATTCGATAAAATAGTGTTAATATTCACCCAATAGCAACACAAtgcattaaaacacatttaaacatgACCAAACCATAGCCAAACCATGACCAGGatgatttaatacaaaaactaaaactctAAAACctgaataaattgtattaattacaagAAACACGCTGCTCACACTCTGCACGTAAGACAAAGTAAATGTACAGAATTTGTGTAAAAGTAACAAACAATCAATCGCTAAAAACGTATGTTTTAACGTGTTGAAATATTTCCTTTCTTTACTATATTGTATACCTCCCGTCACCAATCACTGTCTATTGCCAATTTAGAATCTTTAAAGGAGAACTGATTCAAGATAATGCAGCTCATATTATGTTCCTGCACACCAAAAAGAAGAACATCCTTAGGAAGTGTATGTATTACATTAATCAGAGTACTACGTAATGCGTTGTATAATGTGAatagataacataaaaaactc from Homalodisca vitripennis isolate AUS2020 chromosome 2, UT_GWSS_2.1, whole genome shotgun sequence encodes the following:
- the LOC124354114 gene encoding UMP-CMP kinase 2, mitochondrial-like; the encoded protein is MTVSFVSVVAFFLFPQLKLIYSDCEHNIRNINAEKGNYTYCVYHSIEEVLNVLVPALKQQPPLPEVMQVYHKDPMVMKAVMPIYNRKPFIVIEGVQGTKKTLLAKRLAQEINGTYIRNPPFVMEKLYHYLDDHCSQVSSAFMAFGNYIVAEQAKKLLPTHPVVLDKYWHGVTAFNLAKAAQDLGIEIPQPSSLVYYWPEDLLMPDLAFYIMVSDEVLKFRFHKTFKKVYPKDFRNNIHKALMRMTSPKMWRINGNLKRIDVESQISMRVYKMFSRMLFPEIHPKRLTA
- the LOC124354115 gene encoding UMP-CMP kinase 2, mitochondrial-like isoform X1; translated protein: MNHAMTPPMLQAVFAVQIASLLQSAICISRYSRQNHSYHAIPPTSFGIYHSLWDIFNVLKEIPEVMNLPPVYDLYERMIQNKIVQLPKGDRKPFIVIEGVKGSGKSALTVTFAQNMNATYLRAPPEYLTPFKMWMKTRNKLERNAFHALSNYLLAEQAKQMLESKLVVMDLYWHGLTAYELGRLSGRANVLPVPSSPIYKWPEDLLVPDIAFYLMVTEESRYYREKHTNAPAISRRLRDAMYKAFGRFHRPRMVHVNGDRSRREVEAEIRNITCRVLQGLLDN
- the LOC124354115 gene encoding UMP-CMP kinase 2, mitochondrial-like isoform X2, whose protein sequence is MTPPMLQAVFAVQIASLLQSAICISRYSRQNHSYHAIPPTSFGIYHSLWDIFNVLKEIPEVMNLPPVYDLYERMIQNKIVQLPKGDRKPFIVIEGVKGSGKSALTVTFAQNMNATYLRAPPEYLTPFKMWMKTRNKLERNAFHALSNYLLAEQAKQMLESKLVVMDLYWHGLTAYELGRLSGRANVLPVPSSPIYKWPEDLLVPDIAFYLMVTEESRYYREKHTNAPAISRRLRDAMYKAFGRFHRPRMVHVNGDRSRREVEAEIRNITCRVLQGLLDN